Proteins from a genomic interval of Neisseria arctica:
- the rfbD gene encoding dTDP-4-dehydrorhamnose reductase, with protein MRILLTGSKGQLGRCIKDRLPEDWELIAADSATLDITDAAAVLNMAQNFQPDAIINAAAYTAVDKAESESAKAFAVNARAVYNLAAAARAVHARFVHISTDYVFSGNNKVPYTESDAPEPQSVYGRSKLAGELLALSEHSASVVIRTSWVFSEYGQNFVKTMLKAAQERGDLHIVNDQIGTPTYAGDLAQTILTMLQQSDFPRGIYHYCGDKPASWYDFACTIFETAALQDPTQQPPRIHAIDSSGFPTPAARPAYSVLDCNKIQNTLGIIPADWQKSLAGVLLKLQA; from the coding sequence ATGAGAATTCTGCTCACCGGATCCAAAGGCCAACTCGGCCGCTGCATCAAAGACCGTCTGCCCGAAGATTGGGAATTGATTGCCGCCGACTCTGCCACACTCGACATTACCGATGCCGCCGCCGTTCTCAATATGGCGCAAAACTTCCAACCCGATGCAATCATCAATGCAGCGGCCTATACTGCCGTAGATAAGGCCGAAAGCGAAAGCGCCAAAGCCTTTGCCGTGAATGCGCGCGCCGTATATAACCTAGCTGCCGCAGCCCGTGCCGTACACGCCCGCTTCGTGCACATTTCGACCGATTACGTCTTCAGCGGCAACAATAAAGTTCCCTATACCGAAAGTGATGCTCCCGAACCCCAAAGCGTTTACGGCCGATCAAAATTAGCCGGCGAGCTGCTGGCATTATCCGAACACTCCGCCAGCGTGGTTATTCGCACTTCATGGGTATTTAGCGAATACGGCCAAAATTTCGTGAAAACTATGCTGAAAGCAGCTCAAGAGCGTGGAGACTTGCATATAGTTAACGATCAGATCGGCACGCCCACTTACGCCGGCGATTTGGCACAAACCATCCTTACCATGCTGCAACAGTCAGACTTTCCCCGTGGTATTTATCATTACTGTGGCGACAAGCCCGCCTCTTGGTATGACTTTGCCTGCACGATTTTCGAAACTGCCGCTTTACAGGATCCGACGCAACAACCTCCCCGAATCCATGCCATCGACAGCAGCGGCTTTCCCACTCCTGCCGCCCGCCCTGCCTACAGTGTGCTGGACTGCAACAAAATTCAAAACACCTTAGGCATTATCCCTGCCGACTGGCAAAAATCACTAGCTGGTGTTTTATTGAAATTACAGGCCTAA
- a CDS encoding autotransporter domain-containing protein: MKRTLIAAWIAALPVWAVAQDTVVFGDSLSDIGQPGWALKATYTDETGQPHRLYGEIVAESLGSKLVASGAGGTDYAYSGGVVVGSNSERTAAQPNLALQTQVDNYLVAGVKKDALHILWGGGNDMAAILERAQSSASPALSAAVDIAAAAQASGKQLQSLKNAGVDLVVMPNVPNVVYTPTLFESFAAAAAASVNKQVSGALIAAGQDAQQAAATAGMVAAQFTQAFQTASASLATSKQTSLADFENARVAVLNDTVEKLYATPIGAALTAAGVGKAAFSAGLQAQYQTFSTSAADATGRLNNETNTAIGKVGGNVVRLDTNQLFTDILNNPAAYGFNNTTVPVCSSSTAQTLCSPANAAEADSRLFADSFHPGPKAHQIMADYLLSTLQAPQEIAGLGRTALSGSLAAADFIREESRRSRKQPPRTLDAIAAYNHNGDDGQTVYAGAKVQFDPQWQAGVMVGRQNVDSRYGQTEIGGRAHHFGAYLRYDMPRAWVGGLLQIGDADYTTRRSIVLGQNRISQQAESGGRIRSAGLFGGYDVWRQGDTRIAALGDLTLSSGKVNAVNERSGGATQMQFAEQNIRSLRSGLGLEAKHTVGNLTPFANVRWVKEWKNNQQQVTATLNGSSFTLPVADEDRSWINGQLGVVWQPKERLRFHTALGRDFAREGSSNTSVRVGVGMLF; the protein is encoded by the coding sequence ATGAAGCGTACATTAATTGCAGCATGGATTGCGGCATTACCGGTGTGGGCGGTTGCCCAAGATACGGTGGTGTTTGGAGACAGTTTGAGTGATATCGGCCAGCCGGGGTGGGCTCTAAAAGCTACATATACAGACGAAACGGGGCAGCCGCATCGGTTATACGGCGAAATCGTAGCTGAATCTTTGGGTAGTAAACTGGTTGCTTCAGGAGCCGGCGGTACTGATTATGCTTATAGCGGGGGTGTTGTGGTAGGCAGTAATAGCGAACGTACTGCCGCGCAGCCGAATTTGGCCTTGCAAACGCAGGTAGATAATTATCTGGTTGCTGGTGTTAAAAAAGATGCCCTGCATATTTTATGGGGCGGCGGTAACGATATGGCGGCTATTTTGGAACGGGCGCAAAGCAGCGCTTCACCTGCTTTGTCGGCGGCGGTAGACATTGCGGCTGCTGCTCAAGCCAGCGGTAAGCAGTTGCAGAGTTTGAAAAATGCCGGGGTAGATTTGGTGGTGATGCCGAATGTACCGAATGTTGTTTATACGCCTACTTTGTTCGAATCATTTGCTGCGGCAGCGGCAGCGAGCGTTAATAAGCAGGTGAGCGGTGCTTTGATAGCAGCGGGACAGGATGCCCAACAGGCGGCAGCAACAGCTGGTATGGTTGCTGCCCAATTTACCCAAGCATTTCAGACGGCTTCAGCTTCATTGGCTACCAGCAAGCAAACTTCGTTAGCAGACTTTGAAAATGCCCGTGTTGCGGTACTCAATGACACTGTTGAAAAATTATATGCTACGCCTATAGGTGCGGCATTGACGGCGGCAGGTGTGGGCAAGGCGGCTTTTTCTGCGGGATTGCAGGCTCAATACCAAACATTTTCGACCAGTGCGGCGGATGCAACGGGCCGCTTGAATAATGAAACCAATACAGCTATCGGCAAAGTCGGTGGCAATGTTGTCCGATTGGATACCAACCAACTTTTCACCGATATATTAAATAACCCGGCGGCTTATGGATTTAATAATACGACTGTTCCGGTTTGCAGTAGCAGTACTGCGCAAACTTTATGCAGCCCTGCCAATGCCGCAGAAGCGGATAGCCGCTTGTTCGCCGATAGTTTCCACCCAGGACCGAAAGCACATCAGATAATGGCCGATTATCTGCTTAGCACGCTACAGGCACCGCAAGAAATAGCAGGGTTAGGACGCACGGCCTTATCCGGTAGTTTGGCGGCGGCAGATTTTATCAGAGAGGAAAGCCGCCGAAGCCGTAAACAGCCTCCGCGCACATTAGATGCGATAGCTGCGTACAATCATAACGGTGATGACGGGCAGACTGTTTATGCGGGTGCAAAGGTGCAGTTTGATCCGCAATGGCAAGCCGGGGTAATGGTCGGAAGACAAAATGTAGACAGCCGTTATGGTCAAACCGAGATTGGCGGCAGAGCCCATCATTTCGGGGCTTATTTGCGTTATGATATGCCGCGTGCTTGGGTAGGCGGTTTGCTGCAGATCGGTGATGCCGATTATACGACGCGTCGAAGCATCGTGTTAGGCCAAAACCGCATTAGCCAGCAGGCCGAAAGCGGTGGCCGTATACGGTCGGCAGGTTTGTTCGGCGGTTATGATGTATGGCGGCAAGGTGATACCCGTATTGCGGCTTTGGGAGATTTGACTCTATCTTCAGGTAAAGTCAATGCCGTAAACGAGAGAAGCGGCGGAGCGACACAGATGCAATTCGCCGAACAAAATATCCGCTCATTGCGTAGTGGTTTGGGTTTGGAGGCCAAACATACGGTAGGTAATCTGACGCCGTTTGCCAATGTGCGTTGGGTAAAAGAGTGGAAAAATAACCAACAACAGGTAACGGCCACTTTAAACGGTAGCAGTTTTACTTTGCCAGTAGCCGATGAAGACCGTAGCTGGATCAACGGCCAACTGGGCGTGGTATGGCAACCTAAGGAGCGCTTGCGTTTCCACACTGCCTTGGGGCGAGATTTTGCCCGTGAAGGCAGCAGTAATACTTCGGTGCGGGTAGGTGTGGGAATGCTGTTTTAA
- a CDS encoding LemA family protein has product MLKKWLAAVAVMLSLFSLSGCGYNTMQAQDEAANGAWSEVLNQYQRRADLIPNLVNTVKGYATHEQEVFTQVTEARSKVGSIQLTAEDATDPEKIKQFQQAQGELSSALSRLLVVSENYPQLKADQNFRDLQAQLEGTENRISLARNNYIKAVQTYNTTLRQFPQNITAKIFGMKVRANFSVENEAAVSNAPKVSF; this is encoded by the coding sequence ATGTTGAAAAAATGGTTGGCCGCGGTTGCGGTGATGTTGTCTTTGTTTAGTTTGAGCGGTTGCGGTTATAACACTATGCAGGCCCAAGATGAGGCGGCTAATGGAGCTTGGTCGGAAGTTTTAAACCAATACCAGCGCCGTGCCGATTTAATTCCGAACTTGGTAAATACGGTAAAAGGTTATGCCACACATGAGCAAGAGGTATTTACCCAAGTAACCGAGGCGCGCAGTAAGGTAGGCAGCATTCAACTGACTGCCGAAGACGCTACCGATCCGGAGAAAATCAAGCAGTTCCAACAGGCTCAAGGAGAGCTGAGCAGTGCGCTTTCACGTTTGTTGGTGGTTTCTGAAAACTACCCCCAATTGAAGGCCGATCAAAACTTCCGTGATTTGCAGGCACAATTGGAAGGTACGGAAAACCGGATTTCTTTGGCGCGTAACAATTATATCAAAGCGGTGCAAACTTATAACACGACTTTGCGCCAATTCCCGCAAAACATTACGGCAAAAATTTTCGGCATGAAGGTTCGCGCCAATTTCAGCGTAGAAAATGAAGCCGCCGTTTCCAATGCTCCGAAAGTTTCTTTCTGA
- a CDS encoding ABC transporter permease subunit, with product MDFPKLKSKLHFKPSRGLVIGIPYIWLLVLFLIPFAIVLKISFAEQELAIPPYSPLITTDPDMGRLNIALSYQNYADIFQNFWSTLSQMLNPFTEGRGNNIYLLTYWLSIKTALTTTIICLLLGYPIAYAISRANPSIRNGLLLAIMLPFWTSFLLRVYAWMGLLGHNGIINNMLMKYGVISQPLDLFYNAFSLNLVMVYAYLPFMILPLYTQLVKLDGRLLEAASDLGAGPIKSFLTITLPLSKTGIIAGSMLVFVPAVGEFVIPELVGGPENLMIGKVLWQAFFDQNNWPLASAVAVIMVLLLVVPIVLFHRYENRELEEGAK from the coding sequence ATGGATTTTCCTAAACTCAAAAGCAAGCTTCACTTTAAGCCCAGCCGCGGCCTGGTTATCGGCATACCGTATATTTGGCTGCTGGTGTTGTTTTTGATTCCCTTTGCGATTGTATTGAAAATCAGCTTTGCTGAGCAGGAGTTGGCCATTCCCCCCTACTCTCCGCTGATCACCACCGACCCCGACATGGGCCGTCTGAATATCGCCTTGAGCTATCAAAACTATGCGGATATTTTCCAAAACTTCTGGTCTACGCTCAGCCAAATGCTGAATCCGTTTACCGAAGGGCGCGGCAATAATATTTATCTGCTGACTTATTGGCTTTCTATCAAAACCGCGCTGACGACAACCATTATCTGTCTGCTGCTCGGCTACCCGATTGCTTATGCAATTTCCCGTGCCAACCCCTCTATCCGCAACGGCTTGTTATTGGCTATCATGCTGCCCTTTTGGACATCTTTCCTGTTGCGCGTTTATGCATGGATGGGGTTACTCGGCCACAACGGCATCATTAATAACATGCTGATGAAATACGGCGTTATCAGCCAACCGTTGGATTTGTTCTACAATGCTTTCTCGCTCAACTTGGTTATGGTATATGCCTACCTGCCGTTTATGATTCTGCCGCTTTATACCCAGCTGGTAAAACTTGACGGCCGCTTACTTGAAGCCGCATCTGATCTTGGAGCCGGCCCGATCAAATCTTTTCTCACTATTACTCTGCCGCTTTCGAAAACAGGCATTATCGCAGGGTCGATGCTGGTGTTCGTACCTGCCGTCGGTGAATTTGTGATTCCCGAACTGGTAGGCGGCCCAGAAAATCTGATGATCGGTAAAGTATTGTGGCAGGCATTCTTTGACCAAAACAACTGGCCATTGGCTTCCGCCGTTGCCGTTATCATGGTATTGCTGCTGGTCGTGCCTATTGTGCTGTTCCACCGCTATGAAAACCGCGAACTTGAAGAAGGAGCGAAATAA
- a CDS encoding ABC transporter ATP-binding protein: MTATAASSAAPYLQIQGLVKKFGDNYAVDHIDLDIYKHEIFALLGSSGCGKSTLLRMLAGMETPTQGKIILDGQDITKLAPYDRPINMMFQSYALFPHMTVEQNIAFGLKQDKMPKDEIAARVEEMLRLVQMTKFAKRKPHQLSGGQQQRVALARSLAKRPKILLLDEPLGALDKKLRQQTQLELVNTLEQVGVTCIMVTHDQEEAMTMATRIAIMSEGQLQQVGTPSDVYDFPNSRFTAEFIGETNIFEGTVTEDHADYAVIHCPELENPVRIDHGLGGPTEQDLWLSIRPEDIDLYKEKPEHLGEFNWARGTVKEIAYLGSFATYHVELENGRIIKSQVPAPYWYVRNITPPTWDETVYMSWPANQPTPLTR, from the coding sequence ATGACCGCAACCGCTGCCTCTTCCGCCGCGCCCTACCTGCAAATCCAAGGGCTGGTGAAAAAGTTTGGTGACAATTACGCTGTCGACCATATCGACCTCGATATCTACAAACATGAAATATTCGCCCTACTCGGCAGCTCAGGCTGCGGCAAATCAACTTTGCTGCGCATGCTTGCGGGCATGGAAACGCCTACACAAGGAAAAATCATCCTCGACGGGCAAGACATTACCAAACTGGCCCCGTACGACCGGCCGATTAATATGATGTTCCAAAGCTACGCCCTCTTCCCGCACATGACGGTAGAGCAAAATATTGCCTTCGGCCTCAAGCAAGACAAAATGCCGAAAGACGAAATCGCCGCCCGCGTAGAAGAAATGTTGCGCTTGGTTCAAATGACCAAATTTGCAAAACGTAAACCGCACCAGCTTTCAGGCGGCCAACAACAACGCGTCGCATTGGCCCGCAGCTTGGCCAAACGCCCGAAAATCCTGTTGCTTGACGAACCATTAGGCGCCCTCGATAAAAAATTGCGCCAGCAAACACAACTCGAGTTGGTAAACACGCTCGAACAAGTCGGCGTTACCTGCATTATGGTTACCCATGACCAAGAAGAAGCCATGACCATGGCAACCCGTATTGCCATTATGTCCGAAGGCCAATTGCAGCAAGTCGGTACCCCAAGCGACGTGTACGACTTCCCTAACAGTCGTTTTACCGCTGAATTTATCGGCGAAACTAATATTTTCGAAGGCACGGTAACGGAAGACCATGCCGATTACGCCGTCATCCACTGCCCCGAGCTGGAAAATCCCGTGCGCATCGACCACGGCTTAGGCGGCCCAACCGAGCAAGATTTATGGTTGAGTATCCGCCCTGAGGATATCGACCTATATAAAGAAAAACCCGAACACTTGGGCGAGTTCAACTGGGCGCGCGGTACGGTTAAAGAAATTGCCTATCTCGGCAGCTTTGCTACCTATCACGTTGAGTTGGAAAACGGCCGCATCATAAAAAGCCAAGTTCCTGCCCCGTATTGGTATGTACGCAATATCACACCGCCTACTTGGGACGAAACCGTGTACATGAGCTGGCCTGCAAACCAGCCTACCCCGCTCACCCGCTAA
- a CDS encoding NAD(P)/FAD-dependent oxidoreductase: MRTPASKDSTSSYYHHSIISPPRYPQLKEHIEVGTCIVGGGLSGLCTALPLAENGYSVALIEAARIGSGASGHSGGQILSDYACGMGTLERQAGSERALWFWQQSLAAVELVDERIRKYRIECDWTRGYATVAIRPRHLEALEEWQEKARRQYGITHLEMWDKTALQQQLASERYLGGLYDPLSGHLHPLNYTLGIARAAAASGAHIYENTPFISMEPAFGGWLVHTPAATIQCDNVVLAVNTFAGKNRNRAFRRLDRKALSVSTFMIATEPLGTTAQTLIRNNMAACDNRYILDYYRLSADGRLLFGGKDSEFIYDAKRMTQAVRRDMLKVFPQLENARIDFSWGGDCDITPNLTPHFGRQAANLYFLQGYCGHGMAITGIAGLAVAEAILGDSSRLRPFEQLRHRSILGGKPLRKAASFVGSSYYRFQDARR; this comes from the coding sequence ATGCGAACTCCGGCTTCAAAAGACTCCACCTCCTCTTATTACCACCACAGCATTATCTCACCACCCCGATACCCTCAACTAAAAGAGCATATTGAAGTCGGCACATGTATTGTCGGCGGCGGGCTATCAGGCTTATGTACTGCGCTACCGCTGGCTGAAAACGGCTATAGTGTCGCGCTCATCGAGGCTGCCCGTATCGGCTCGGGAGCATCCGGGCACAGCGGTGGGCAAATACTCAGCGATTATGCCTGCGGAATGGGAACCTTAGAAAGGCAGGCCGGCAGCGAACGCGCCCTGTGGTTTTGGCAACAATCACTGGCAGCTGTCGAGTTGGTAGACGAACGCATCCGTAAATACCGTATCGAATGTGATTGGACACGAGGCTATGCCACCGTTGCCATCCGCCCCCGTCATTTAGAAGCCTTAGAAGAGTGGCAGGAAAAAGCCCGCCGCCAATATGGCATTACCCATCTGGAAATGTGGGATAAAACCGCCCTTCAACAACAACTCGCCAGCGAGCGCTATCTCGGCGGCCTATATGATCCTCTTTCAGGACATCTTCACCCGCTCAACTATACTTTAGGCATTGCTCGTGCCGCAGCCGCTTCGGGAGCGCATATATATGAAAACACCCCCTTCATCAGCATGGAGCCTGCTTTCGGAGGTTGGCTGGTACACACTCCCGCGGCTACCATTCAATGCGACAACGTTGTGTTGGCAGTTAATACATTTGCCGGCAAAAACCGTAACCGCGCATTCCGACGTCTAGACCGTAAAGCCCTATCGGTCAGCACTTTTATGATTGCTACCGAACCATTAGGTACTACCGCGCAAACGCTTATCCGAAATAATATGGCCGCATGCGACAACCGCTACATTCTCGATTACTACCGCCTCAGCGCCGACGGACGGCTTCTTTTCGGCGGCAAAGACAGTGAATTCATCTATGATGCCAAACGCATGACCCAAGCCGTCCGCCGTGATATGTTGAAAGTTTTCCCGCAACTCGAAAATGCACGCATCGACTTTTCATGGGGAGGAGATTGTGATATTACTCCCAACCTTACTCCGCATTTTGGCCGCCAAGCAGCCAACCTCTACTTTTTGCAAGGCTATTGTGGCCACGGTATGGCCATTACAGGCATTGCCGGCTTAGCTGTTGCAGAGGCGATATTAGGCGACAGCAGCCGCCTGCGGCCTTTTGAACAGCTCCGCCACAGAAGCATTCTCGGAGGCAAGCCTCTACGTAAAGCCGCATCATTTGTCGGCTCTTCCTACTACCGTTTTCAAGATGCCCGCCGATGA
- a CDS encoding ABC transporter permease subunit translates to MQGHKLSWFLKLMLFIGLAFLYIPLVVLVIYSFNESKLVTVWGGFSTKWYSELLQNSTILEAAWLSLRIALVSSFAAVILGTLAGYALARIKRFRGSTLFAGMVSAPMVMPDVITGLSMLLLIIQVQMFLQNSELLSFLYFDRGFFTIFLGHTTLCMAYITVVIRSRLIELDQSLEEAAMDLGARPLKIFFVITLPLIAPAIASGFLLGITLSLDDLVITSFLSGPGSSTLPQVIFSKIKLGLDPQMNVLATIFITIVGSLVILINYYMMRQTTKREREAAEAYRQEKLALEKANQA, encoded by the coding sequence ATGCAGGGTCACAAACTCTCCTGGTTCTTAAAGCTGATGCTGTTTATCGGCTTGGCGTTCCTTTACATTCCCTTGGTCGTACTGGTCATTTATTCGTTTAACGAATCCAAACTGGTAACCGTATGGGGTGGTTTTTCGACCAAATGGTATAGCGAACTGCTACAAAACAGCACTATTCTGGAAGCGGCCTGGCTCTCGCTTCGCATTGCATTGGTTTCGTCTTTTGCTGCCGTTATTTTGGGTACACTGGCTGGCTATGCTCTCGCGCGTATCAAGCGCTTCCGCGGCAGTACTCTGTTTGCAGGTATGGTATCTGCACCGATGGTAATGCCTGACGTTATTACCGGCCTATCAATGCTGCTGCTGATTATCCAAGTGCAAATGTTCCTGCAAAACAGCGAACTGCTCAGTTTCCTGTATTTTGACCGGGGCTTTTTCACCATTTTTCTCGGTCACACCACTTTATGCATGGCCTATATCACCGTGGTCATCCGCTCACGTTTGATTGAATTGGATCAATCTCTAGAAGAGGCAGCAATGGACTTGGGCGCCCGTCCATTGAAGATTTTCTTCGTGATTACCCTGCCTCTGATTGCTCCTGCTATCGCATCGGGCTTTTTATTGGGTATTACCCTTTCGTTGGATGATTTGGTAATTACTTCGTTCCTATCCGGCCCGGGATCTTCCACATTGCCGCAAGTGATTTTCTCAAAAATCAAACTCGGCCTTGATCCGCAGATGAACGTATTGGCCACTATTTTCATCACCATCGTAGGCAGCTTGGTCATCCTTATCAATTACTACATGATGCGCCAAACTACGAAGCGGGAACGGGAAGCGGCCGAAGCTTACCGCCAAGAAAAATTAGCGCTTGAAAAAGCCAATCAGGCATAA